The genome window CGTTTCCACTCCTATGAAGGCTACTCTCTCAGCACGGTGAGTTCTCCTTAAGGAAAACTTTCACTTAGGGGAGAGGTGTTGTAAAAGCTGCAGAAGTGTCTGCTTGCCTTGCTGTCTAAATGCAGGATGTTAGCTCTTGTAATGAACTTACAGTGCTCTTGAAATGAGTCTTTCTTAGATTTCAGATCTgcccccaaaaaataaaattgggaGTTCAAACCAAGAGGTAGTTGGCTTCTGCTGAGTGAAGGTGatgctgcacagccacacaAATTGGCTGACCCTGCTACTCTCACAGAGGGAAATAGTTTATCATATAAGGCAGATTATTTACATGCTTTAACTTAGTCAGTGTAATCATGATTTAAATCAGCAATGAGAAAACTTCAATAAGAATAATCTATTTTAATCTTCTATTGCATTTGTATagtttacagcttttttttccctagaaaaaaTTCCCAGGCTACTGCAAGCTGCTATATCCTCCCAGCCAACATACTGGAATGTGTGGAGATTTATATTACCTACCATGCACATATGTACTTTTCTGCTAGAAAACaacaataatatttatttattggctcttttttaaatttgtatagctctgtgattttccttttttgcattGAGGTTGTTTGCATTTGGATATAAACTGTGATTTTTGGCACGACCCAACTTCTTATAGAAAACcagctattttaaaatcactCAATACAAAATTAGCTTTATCAAGACATGTTTGTCTATTAAAATTAACTTACTTCTTGAAGAAGTGGTGCCCATTACTAGGAAATGTTTTGCTCACAGTAGCATTTGATTGATAGCAGGTATCATCAAATTCCTTTGTGACTCCTCAAAATCAAacttctataattttttttttctccagctcccaAATGTTCCTTAGCTTTGGATTACTCTCCAAGTCCATGTGCATAAGTAGTTACTTCAATCAGCACAGTGGCTTGATCTCTGCAAGACCTTGGCAGTGAGCAAAAACTATCTGCATGTTCTTTCTGTACCACCTTTATTTGACCTTAGTACAACTGTGGGAAATGTTGTCTTGGATTCTAATACAAGATTTTGTTTCATTGCAGGATTACGTTcaatttgtttaaaaagcatTAACATTCTATTTAAATTAGAGGAGTGTTTAAAATTGCAGAAGGTTGTTTTGTCTCCATATGTAGGCTCTTTGCATCCACAAATTGTGACATTACAAATGCAGTAGCAGTGGCTGTCTGTTGACTGTGATACTCATTGCACATATGCTTTTGGTTCTTGCAGGTCACCTTTCCCATCAGGGTGTTCTTTCTCCTGGGGGTGGAGATCTTGATTGTCACTAATGCTGCTGGAGGTCTGAATCCCCACTTCCAAGTGGGGGACATCATGTTCATAAGGGATCACATCAGCTTGTTTGGCTTGGGAGGGCAGAATCCCCTGCGTGGACCAAACGATGAGCGGTAAGAAGGCATCGGTTCCGTTGTTACCAATTTATCCTTTCTCCCTTCAGCCATGGGCTGGGACTGCCAGTTGTGCCTACTGACAAATATTTACTGAGAGGCAGAGTTTGACTCCAGGTAACCACAAGGGAAGAGTTACAGCAGTAGCTGTATGTGCAGGcctgccctgccttcccttGGCTGTTGCTTACTTGTACAAGCCTACAAGGATCTTACACACAAACCCCcagaaggttttgttttgtacaAGTAGGCTTCTGATCCTTCTCCTGACATGACCAGCTGTACCATCTGCTGAAGACACACACTGCTCCTCTTCTTATCAGCCCCTCTCTCTGTTGGTTCCTCTTAACTGAGCAATCAGTGAGTTGTGCTGTCTCCAGCCTGGGTTTATCAACAGCCTTTTCTGGTGTGATGGAATTGGGTACAGCAGAGGCCAGGCAGTAAatggagagcagagcaaagaTGAAACCTCTAAATCTCCTGATCACCACTGCTGTATCCAGGTCTTCAAACTGGAGTGCCTTTGCATTCACTGAAGGCATTGCTGTGATGAGAGGCAGTTGTCTTGGCAGCTTCTTTAGAGACCTTGAGATCTACAAGAGCCACCTTCTGCTGGCTGAACTGGGAAGTCAGGTTTCCTTTACTGGCTGTGCAGCAGAACCTTTACCTTACTGAGAGTGCAGAGAGGAGCTTCTAACATATCCTCACCCCTGAACTGCAGTTGCCACCAGATTTGGATTTGCTTTGAGCAGGATgctggactagatgacctcAAGGTCCCATCCAAAATGAATTTATGATCCCAAAATCCTTCCAAGACACCATCAGACTGGTAAGGTGGAAGGCCCATCATGAAAAATGGACATGTTTGCAGGGCAGGCATCTGGATTGTCCTCAGATCTTTCCAGAGAGAAAGTTCTGCTGAGAGTAGGGTGGCCTGCCTGGTTTTCAGTTAGTTCCTTCCTGATGTAACAGCAGACCTGGCTCTTGCTTCTGAAAGAACCTGAaaggggctggcagctgcctcaAGAGAAATAATCACTGTGCTGCTATTCCATGGCAAGAGGACAGTACCCATCCGAAGTGGAACATCTTTACATTTTTGTAGGTATTGCCGTGGGTTGAAGGAAAGTGatcaaaagcagagaagctACATGGAGTGTTTAAAGCTCTCTGGGCTTGCATAAttgctctggagcaggaggagaaactCCAATCAAACAACTGCATCTGGACAGCGTTCAAAGGCAGCATAGCTGCCTCATTGCCTCCCCAAAGCAGCTTCTTGGTGAAgactgcagtgctctgggagGTGACTTCTGTACTGCTGACCAAGGCATCAAAATGAGCAAGAGGTCTTTATGAATCAGGTTTCAAAGTATTGCAGAGATTTAGCTGAGCAAACTCCTAAAATCCTGTCCAGCTGAGCTACCAGGAAGGATTTATCTAAGCACAACAGAGCAAAACTAGAGGCAATGAAGTGATgtggaaataatatttttttaataaattaggGATTGGGCTTCTGCATTGCTGGCCATCCTTCAGAAAAGGGAAGCAATTTTCATGGTGATGAATACTTATTACCTTAGACCAGAAGGGtaagtttgtttttatttatataatatttagtgtttataaaaacaaaataagccACCTACTGTCCTAAGCATTCAGCTGGAAGAACATGTAAACAAGCAGAAGATTTAATAGCATAAATGAGGGACCTGGTCCACTCCTACTGAACTGCATTGGTGAACATGGCTGGGAGTTTATTTTCCAGGTTTCCTCAGTGGCAGCATAACAATTTTTGCCATCTACTCCAGCAGGAGAAGGACTGAGCTGCTATTTTAAGACCAAAAGCAAGAGACCCAGTCTTGAAGCAGAAGATGAAAGCTACCTAAAATATGGCCCTGGAGCACCAAAATGTAAAGTAGCTGCCTGTGATGGGCCTTAAATGTAGGGACTGATGCTCCATCAGGCCAGGCTCAAACCTCCATCCAGGGACAGCCTGAGGGACTCTgtgcctcagagcagcagctgtctgGTGGGGAATGTTTAAAGACATCATGAGCAGTTACTGAGGAGAGAGAGAACTGGCCATCAGTGCTCCCTAGAGACAGGAGCCCTTGAAAGATCATTCCAGAAGGGTTCCTGCAGAAGGGAAGTAGTGCCAGACCTTCCAACAGCCATAAGCTCTGTGTGCTGACAGTTTTGGATGACTAGATCTAGCAGGAATGTCACTCCCAGGTAGGTATCCCATTCCTGGAAGCGTTTAAGGTCAGGTGGGAcaggactctgagcaacctgttctagcTGAAGATGTCCTTGCTCACTGCATGGGTTTTGATGAGATGGCctttgaaggtcccttccagccatGACTGATGGCAGAATTACCTGATGATAAGAGTGGAATGAGAGAGATTGCATCCATGGCAGGTCTGGCCTTTTCTCTAAAGAATGACCATCCCTGGACTCTGACGGAGGGAGCAGTAGCACGATCACACAGTTGTGTCCTTTACTGCCTTTCAGGTTTGGAGTGAGGTTTCCCTGCATGTCAGATGCTTATGAACAAGatctgctcagcctggccatggagagtgcacaggagctggggtTCCTGAGCTTCACCAGGGAAGGAGTGTACTGCCTGCAGGCTGGGCCCAGCTACGAGACCATCGCCGAGTGCCGCCTGCTGCAGGCGCTGGGAGCCGACGCTGTGGgtgagctgccaggctgggctgacaGGGTTCTTTGAGCACATGGATTGAACAGTTAATTCTGCTCAAGGCTGACTTGCTTCAGTTTTTGACTCTCTAAgtctcctggggctggagaaaTGAGCTCTGTGTATTTCTGGTTCATTCTGCAGTGGCTtagtgcagctcctgggaggatCTGCACAAAGTCCCTGTGCTTACAGCTGAGTAGGACAGGGATCCCAGCACAACTTTGTGTTTATTTCCCAAACACAAAGCCTCTCATGCTCAGATGGCTCCACTTCAGGAGGACTGAGTGGGGCTCAATAAAAATGAAGTCTTTTTCTAGTACTTTTCTTCTAATTCTGACATTGTAAAGATTTTCACCGTGCTTTTTCTCTACAAACCAGCCTTCCTTATGAGTCTTGTTTAGGAATGGTAATCATGGATACTTTCCCAACTGTGTAAAAGAAAACGAAATGCCATGATCCATATGATTCCTCCAGCTATGATTCCTTCCATGACCCCTTACTCATGGAAGTCTGTATATTAATACCTGCAGATTTGTTGTGTGTGAGGAAAGGAGCTCAGCTCCCCTCAAAgccatttttatttgcaatagCTTTTTTAGCCAAGGAAGAGCCAAATGACACAGCACATCAGTACTGCCTTAGCAAGTCTGCAAGCAGTCTGACACATCttgaggagggagctgtggcacaAGGATCAAATGCAGGAGGTTTATTGTGCTCAGCAGAGTTGTAACTGTAGTCTGCAGCTATTTGAGCCTTGTACATATCACAGCCTTTAACTATTACAGAGTTCAGACACAGAGCTTGGGGGAATGAGACAAGGGTGTGTGCTTAGAGGTAGGATTGTGCAGCCTTGGAGAGATCTTGTTTTGGTGTAAATCCTGACTCATTCTGGtcctttctctcctcctgtAGGCATGAGCACTGTCCCAGAGGTAATTGTAGCCAGGCATTGTGGTCTCCGAGTCCTTGGGATCTCCCTCATCACCAACAAAGCAGTGATGAGCTACAACAGCCAAGAGAAAGCCAACCACGAGGAAGTGCTGCGCATCTCGATGGTCCGGGCTGAAGCCCTGCAGAAACTGGTCTCACACCTCCTTGGGAAGCTGGGGGAAAGCACAAACTCTCTATGACCTCCAGCCACTAATCCTTCATATCATAACGTGTGTGAACACTACCAAGTGTTGGGGGAGAGCTGTTGGTGGGACTGTCCCTTTCTCTCCCAATTTTACATAGACCTTTTGATCTTTGTGCTTTATCTGAGCAGGTGCAGAGGTTCACTTTGAATTTTGCCAGGATGATCCCCTTGTTAATAGCTGGCAACCAAAACAGCTTACTGGCACTTCAACACATTCCCAAagcccagtgccagcagagccccagagaCTGTGACCTCCATCTGTCTCTCTTGGGACACCCTCGTGCCCCAAGTCTCTGCTCCCCATTGCACATGAGCCAGGTCAAGGGTTGGTCATGGGGCTtggtgcctgcagccctgctttggCAGAGCCTGGTCTGAAGCCAGTGGAAGCCCACAAAAAGACTGAGTTTTGGATACATGAAATGGGCCAGGCTAAAGAGATCTGCCTGGAACAAGCAATGGCGCAGAGCAGGTGAATTGCAATTGATTTTACAGCTTGGAAAACCACTGCATTGCCATGGGGTTCTATGACCTTTCCCTCCCAGAAGGTCTCCCAGAAAGCCTACTCTTCCTCATCCTTGGGACTTCATGaccagctcagagctcagcagctgttTGCTACAATGCAGCACATCCCCAGCACTCCTCACACCTCTCTATT of Serinus canaria isolate serCan28SL12 chromosome 11, serCan2020, whole genome shotgun sequence contains these proteins:
- the PNP gene encoding purine nucleoside phosphorylase; translation: MAYAEEDRNSYEVCKEAADWLRARAARRPRIAIVCGSGLGGLADMLDSRTVFLYEDIPHFPRSSVSGHVGRLVFGELNGQPCVCMQGRFHSYEGYSLSTVTFPIRVFFLLGVEILIVTNAAGGLNPHFQVGDIMFIRDHISLFGLGGQNPLRGPNDERFGVRFPCMSDAYEQDLLSLAMESAQELGFLSFTREGVYCLQAGPSYETIAECRLLQALGADAVGMSTVPEVIVARHCGLRVLGISLITNKAVMSYNSQEKANHEEVLRISMVRAEALQKLVSHLLGKLGESTNSL